The proteins below are encoded in one region of Triticum aestivum cultivar Chinese Spring chromosome 1B, IWGSC CS RefSeq v2.1, whole genome shotgun sequence:
- the LOC123139348 gene encoding uncharacterized protein isoform X1 yields the protein MERSSTGVSLSGGGLVQRRLAGAAEAGARHGCFHLAAVVVLLPGSPPSSPSSPKAGLNWLVLKEEVTTAVLIFFGTGHMPEGVNDTAIVLIAKVPTPVDLKDFRPISLCNVIYKVVSKCMVNRLRPLLSVLISENQSAFISENQSV from the exons ATGGAGAGGAGTTCCACCGGGGTGTCGCTCAGCGGAGGTGGGCTGGTGCAGCGGAGGCTGGCCGGCGCGGCAGAGGCGGGGGCTCGCCACGGATGCTTCCACCTCGCTGCAGTCGTCGTCCTGCTTCCTGGGTCTCCTCCGAGCTCGCCATCATCGCCCAAG GCTGGTCTAAATTGGCTGGTTCTGAAGGAGGAGGTCACGACGGCCGTGCTAATTTTTTTTGGAACTGGACACATGCCTGAGGGTGTTAATGACACGGCTATCGTGTTGATTGCAAAAGTCCCTACGCCTGTGGATCTAAAGGACTTTCGTCCTATTAGTCTATGCAATGTAATTTACAAAGTTGTGTCTAAGTGCATGGTGAACAGACTCCGTCCGTTGTTGTCAGTTTTAATCTCAGAGAACCAAAGTGCCTTCATCTCAGAGAACCAAAGTGTCTAA
- the LOC123095816 gene encoding root-specific lectin-like — protein MMNTRALALGAAVVLAFAAATAHAQRCGEQGSGLECPNNLCCSQYGYCGMGGDYCGNGCQNGACYTSKRCGAQAAGAVCPNNHCCSQYGHCGFGSEYCGAGCQGGPCRADIKCGSQAGGKLCPNNLCCSQWGFCGLGSEFCGVGCQSGACSTDKPCGKNAGGRACTNNYCCSQWGSCGIGPAYCGAGCQSGGCGSVFEAIAANSTSTLLKE, from the coding sequence atgatgaacaCCAGGGCTCTCGCTCTCGGCGCGGCCGTCGTCCTCGCCTTCGCGGCGGCGACCGCGCACGCCCAGAGGTGCGGCGAGCAGGGCAGCGGCTTGGAGTGCCCCAACAACCTCTGCTGCAGCCAGTACGGCTACTGCGGCATGGGCGGCGACTACTGCGGCAACGGCTGCCAGAACGGCGCCTGCTACACCAGCAAACGCTGCGGCGCCCAGGCCGCCGGCGCAGTGTGCCCCAACAACCACTGCTGCAGCCAGTACGGGCACTGCGGGTTCGGCTCCGAGTACTGTGGTGCCGGCTGCCAGGGTGGCCCCTGCCGCGCCGACATCAAGTGCGGCAGCCAGGCCGGCGGCAAGCTCTGCCCCAACAATCTCTGCTGCAGCCAGTGGGGTTTCTGCGGCCTCGGCTCCGAGTTCTGCGGCGTCGGCTGCCAGAGCGGTGCTTGCAGCACCGACAAGCCGTGCGGCAAGAACGCCGGTGGCAGGGCTTGCACAAACAACTATTGTTGCAGCCAGTGGGGATCCTGCGGTATCGGCCCGGCCTACTGCGGTGCAGGCTGCCAGAGCGGCGGCTGTGGCTCTGTATTCGAGGCCATAGCCGCCAACTCCACCTCCACTCTTCTCAAAGAATGA